The following proteins are co-located in the Luteolibacter rhizosphaerae genome:
- a CDS encoding polyphosphate polymerase domain-containing protein — protein MDAHQNRREFKFVLPPHLAGVLRARVAEMMVADRGAEDGYPVLSEYFDTAERTSYWQKQLGVPNRRRVRSRVYGRADGVIPASAFIEVKHKLDGVTVKRRVPVELDELGYLSSGRLPAHKGTPNAIDQRVMAEIDDLVNVHGSRPVVQISYHRFAFDSGPEGTIRITFDIDPRCRFRLVPLTPGDPDFELPLLEPGSEIMEVKTIGPVPYWFRNLIGEYNLVPRGFSKYAAALEMYEFKNKEKARQAAEPPAPPSGGPREPVDEKGRPRPAATSALPRRARIPEPVKTGGIFRLLALKCLAFLQPAKAR, from the coding sequence ATGGACGCACATCAGAATCGTAGAGAGTTCAAGTTCGTACTGCCGCCGCACTTGGCGGGAGTGCTGCGTGCCCGCGTGGCTGAAATGATGGTAGCCGACCGCGGTGCGGAAGACGGCTATCCGGTGCTATCCGAATATTTCGATACCGCCGAGCGAACCAGCTACTGGCAGAAGCAACTGGGCGTGCCCAACCGCCGCCGTGTCCGGAGCCGGGTGTATGGCCGCGCGGACGGGGTAATCCCGGCCAGCGCGTTCATCGAGGTGAAGCACAAGCTGGACGGTGTGACGGTGAAGCGCCGTGTGCCGGTGGAGCTGGACGAGCTCGGTTACCTTTCCTCCGGCCGTCTGCCCGCGCACAAGGGCACGCCGAACGCCATTGACCAGCGGGTGATGGCGGAGATCGACGATCTGGTGAATGTCCACGGCAGCCGCCCGGTGGTGCAGATCAGCTATCACCGTTTTGCTTTCGACAGCGGCCCGGAAGGGACGATCCGGATCACCTTCGACATTGATCCGCGCTGCCGTTTCCGGCTGGTGCCGCTGACTCCGGGCGATCCGGACTTCGAGCTGCCGCTGCTGGAGCCGGGTTCTGAGATCATGGAGGTGAAAACGATCGGGCCGGTGCCGTATTGGTTCCGGAACCTGATCGGCGAATACAATTTGGTACCCCGCGGCTTTAGCAAGTATGCCGCCGCGCTGGAGATGTACGAGTTCAAGAACAAGGAGAAGGCCCGCCAAGCCGCGGAGCCGCCCGCGCCTCCGAGCGGCGGGCCGCGAGAACCGGTCGACGAGAAGGGGCGTCCGCGCCCTGCCGCCACATCCGCCCTGCCCCGCCGCGCCCGGATCCCGGAGCCGGTGAAGACGGGCGGTATCTTCCGTCTCCTAGCACTGAAGTGCCTGGCATTCCTGCAGCCGGCGAAAGCCCGCTAA
- a CDS encoding type B 50S ribosomal protein L31: protein MKKDLHPKYNPVVFVDMTTGARFVSRSTKSSEKKEVIDGVEHSVISIGITSDSHPFFTGKAQFVDTEGRIDKFQKRFGAVRRAGKPTL from the coding sequence ATGAAAAAGGATCTCCATCCGAAATATAATCCGGTCGTCTTCGTGGACATGACCACCGGTGCCCGCTTCGTTTCCCGCTCGACCAAGTCTTCCGAGAAGAAGGAAGTCATCGACGGTGTGGAACATAGTGTGATCTCGATCGGTATCACCTCCGACTCGCACCCGTTCTTCACGGGCAAGGCGCAGTTCGTCGACACCGAAGGCCGCATCGACAAATTCCAGAAGCGTTTCGGCGCTGTCCGCCGCGCGGGCAAGCCGACCCTCTGA